In the Ornithodoros turicata isolate Travis chromosome 5, ASM3712646v1, whole genome shotgun sequence genome, AATAGTAgtaatttttatttcattccaAGAGCGAATTGGGAGCAGAAACAAAGTCACTACGCATGATTTGATGGGATGTTGCAGAATGTAAATGCTGAAGGGTGATGGGAATTGCCTTGACCTCTCAATATCGTTGGCACCATTCATCTTGCTGCTTTTCCACAATTTGTGAGTGTGCCTTCCTAGTTTCCTTTCAAAGCGACAGTGACTGACAGACATCGCAACAAAACAGTGTTGTAGGATATTGGCACCACTTCGGACAGGGAATTTTTAAAGACAAATCTGAAAGCTCAAGAATTGCAGCTGTAGAAATAATACTTTTACGGACTGGAATAAGTGTAGTGTCCTCTCCTGGGAAGCTCTGGCTCTGTATTTCCAAAAATTATATTCAAAGATAAACCTACACTCATTTATTTTACCCTACGCATACAAGGTTTAAACAAGTACAGACTGACGTATCAGCGTTCTGGAACCCACGTTTCGAAGACGTCTTTGTACTTTTTGCGTTCTGGAAATATATTAAAAGAGAGTTGGCATGAATTACTGCAAGATGCCATGTCTAAACCATTACAAAACCGACGAACCTGGCTCGGGAAAATCTTCAGGATGAAGCATTATGTAATGGCGTAGCATTGCATCTCTCTCTGCCGATGACCTCTGGTAATACTGCCTCAACTTATCTCCAAGATACAGTGCAATAGGGATAGCGACGAGGAACCTTGGAAGTCCTGAAACGGCAATCATAAATTGTGACACTTGTGTGGCGGGTTCACACGCTATTTATCGATGTCCTCGAACTATCCTTACCGCTGTAGAGGGGCCGATTAGTGGATCTATTGTAGAGGGCCAGCGATGCGGTAACTGCCACTGCCGAAAATCCGGGGTAGAACACCTTGCTGTATAGGCTTACTTGTTTTTCCTCTATCGTTTGACGAAACAATTTCTCGTAGTAGGGTGGTAAGCTGCCGTACTTGTTATAATTTGCACTAGAGTCCGACATTTTTGCAGACAACCGGCTGCAAGATTGGATTGGAATGGATTGAGAAGGGATGGCCAACCAGTGTTGCTAGGACGGAAGCTTCTCGAGAATGCTGCTCTCAGAAGCTTCTAGCCATGACAGAAATTTACTAGTGCCACGTACTACGCTGTATCTTTTTGCGAAAACTATGAACACAGGCAAGTCTTCTGACGTAACTCTCACCAGCCAAGTTCAATGACGAAACACCCAATGTACATTTGGGAGGTACTTATAGTACCTCCCACAGGCAGCAACGCAGGCGGACATAGCAAGAAGCAGGGACGCGTTGTCAAATTTGCTTCCCAAAATCTAGCACAACTTGGGCAGAATGTATGGTGAATTTTTTATTAGCTTCTTCACATACAAAGAGAAGAGTGATGTCACATAAAACGACTGGCCTAGTCCTGAATTGTTACGGTAATGGCAATGAAGTGAAGACAATATAATGAAAAAATGAGGGTTTACAAGAATGAGTATGTTCAGCACTCCCTGCACCTGCAAGGGCAGTCAGCAGTGGACCGAGTTAACTCAGACTCATATGTACAAAGACGCACCCGTCAGCCAAAAATGGACACAAAGGATATACCATCCTGTCGGCAGTCAAAGAAGCCTTTATAAATTAAATTTTGGTTAAGATGACTCCCCTCCCCATCTGTACACTCCAGGAATtgagcaaaacaaaaaatttCATCCTGTACAGCttaaacaacagcaacaacgcttaacccccctcccctccctgACACATCAAATCCATTTCCCTGCAGAAATGCAGCCGTATCCCACAAAGGTGCACACTCATCATTTTAATAGAAACAAAGCTCAACCTGACTGCCCCGGACAAATAAAGTTACAAAATCAAAGTCAACCGTGATATAAGGACGACGGACAAGACGAACTATGAACAGAGCGCCAAGCGATGACGGATTCCGGTTTAAAGGGGTGCTCAGTCCTCGTCTTcgtcctcttcctcctcctcgccATCTTCAGCATCGTCCTCAGGCTCTTCCTCGTcgtcctcatcatcatcatcagcctTCTTTGACCTCTCCTTGGGCGGGGGAGAAGCTCCCTTGTTCTTCTTGCCCTTGTAAGCCTTCAGCTCCTGGAAAAGCATGACCAAACGTTGCACAAGAAATGCTAGGGCATTCTAAACAGCCAACGTACCTTCTCGTATCTGGCTTTGTCTTTCGCGGCAAGCGCCTCGTACTTGCTCTTGGTGTCGTCAGAGACATCATTCCACCGACGGCCCAGTTCCTTGGCGACCTCGCCCACGGAGTTGTCGGGGTTCTCTTCACGCACCTGTACAGTAAACACAAACAATCTCAACATTTGTTGTATGCACATACTGGCTGGGGCTTTCCCACACAGCTCAGACGTCCAGTACCAACCTTAGGCCTCTCGTCGTTACAGAACCAGAAAAAGGCTGAGAGGGGACGCTTGGGGGCATTGGGGTCCTTGGTCCTCTTGCGCTTCTTGCCCTTGTCTCCCTTTGCCGGCGTGTAGCCTGCCATCTCAGACTCAAAGCGCTTCTTGTCTTTGTCCGCCAGCTGTTGGAAACGCTTCTTCTCGCCCTCGTTCATGGTCTTCCAGCGTTCGGCGCACTTCTTGGAGAACTCCTTGAAGACAACGCTCTCGCCTGGATGCTTCTTCTTGTGTTCTTCACGACAGGTTTGAACGAAGAAAGCATACG is a window encoding:
- the LOC135394909 gene encoding high mobility group protein B1-like → MGKGDKPRGRMSAYAFFVQTCREEHKKKHPGESVVFKEFSKKCAERWKTMNEGEKKRFQQLADKDKKRFESEMAGYTPAKGDKGKKRKRTKDPNAPKRPLSAFFWFCNDERPKVREENPDNSVGEVAKELGRRWNDVSDDTKSKYEALAAKDKARYEKELKAYKGKKNKGASPPPKERSKKADDDDEDDEEEPEDDAEDGEEEEEDEDED
- the LOC135396218 gene encoding NADH dehydrogenase [ubiquinone] 1 subunit C2-like, whose translation is MSDSSANYNKYGSLPPYYEKLFRQTIEEKQVSLYSKVFYPGFSAVAVTASLALYNRSTNRPLYSGLPRFLVAIPIALYLGDKLRQYYQRSSAERDAMLRHYIMLHPEDFPEPERKKYKDVFETWVPER